The Porites lutea chromosome 7, jaPorLute2.1, whole genome shotgun sequence genome includes the window TCGAAGACTGAAACATGAAACCAGCCTAAATGGAGTGAAGCACAAACGGAGAGAGAATGTTTCTCTTTCTGCTTAAATACCCAGGTTTTTCTATCAATTGTTCGCACTCAAACAGACGGAAAAGCAGTTTCCTTATTGGTTACTTACCATCTATACAAATCATAATGCTAGTATCTTGTTTTTATATATAGCTAAGCTTAAATGCAGTACAGGAGTTTTCCAGGGGAACACTACTACAGTTCCATCGTCGGGTTTTACATAACGCTTCCGGCTCAGCATGAATGAACAGAGCAGGGAAAACTAAGGCGGAGCGGGCCCGCTTTTTTTCAGCTTAATTCATGACACTTTCTATGACCTTCTATTCTCTCTGCAGGCAGGAAGAGACATTTACGGCAAAATCAGATTCAGGTTGACAGTTTCTCAAACTTTTTAGGAAACGAAATGATAAAAACTGTACGAAACAATACTTTTAGATAAACTTTGCAGCATGAAACTTCTTATTTTCGAGTAGATATTGAGGATAGTAAACGGCAAATGAAGTGAAAACTTTGTTGGTCAAGTTGAACGAACTGTCGTTGGCCGTCTAAGCGCTCGCTCTCCAAAAATACACCGACAAGTATTACCTAGTATAATGATTATTTGGCCGGCATTCTTTGTTGCTTGCGTCAAATCAGCTCAGCTCcgccgaattttttttcagaagaacCCAAGTGTGGCGTGAGATTCCTAAGCAATGATTTAGAAGATAAGCGAATTGTTGGAGGGCATGTTAGTTCTCCTGGTGCTTGGCCCTGGCAAGTGGCTCTTCTTCTAAACGATAAACAGACATGTGGAGGATCGCTTATTTCTCCTCAATGGGTGGTGTCAGCTTCACATTGTTTTGTTGGTAAAAAAATACACTTCTTATCTGTGTTTCGCCAAATAGTATACAGTAGAATCCCGATTTCTCGAATCCTTGGTTCTTTCGGCAAAATCCCCGATCATTTAACTCAAACCCAACTTGCCTTCACCAGTCAAACACTAACCCCCCGATTTTTCAACCTCCCGATAATTCGTAACAATTTGCTTTTCCCGGCCTTCGAAAAATCAAGAATCAACTGTAATTGTCTACTACTAAACTAGAATGTGATTAAGACAAGATTTTCCTCAACCTAGGTGATTTGCTATTCATCTTAGTCAATTAATTAATTCAGCTTTTGTAAATAAAACGATCCCATTTATCGATGAAAAACTAGATTGTAGAATTTTGGCTCAAAGATTGAGAACTTAGTGTCGCTTCTGGTCCGTACGGAGCGCCACCATTTCTTCGGTTTTATGTAGAATTAACGCTGCCATGGCTCTGGTTGACCTGGTTATGATGGTTTCAGGTTCCCTGTTATCCAAAGATCCTAAAGACTGGACTGTGACACTAGGAGAACATCATCTCAAAAATGAAGACTGGTTTGAACAAACCAGAAAGGTAAAGGCAATTTACCTTCACCCAGAGTACAAAGAACCCGAAAATAAAGTCGCCGACAACAAGTTACATAGCATTCCACCAGACTATGACGTAGGTAAGATGGTTCCGTCATTTGTATAACAGATCCCCCAGGGTGTTTTAACGTTTTAAGATCTTAAGATGGCCAACAACAAAATCAGCAAAGATAGATCTGTCCACAGGTCCTGCCTCAACtaacaaattttgaccaatcctgACAGAATTACACTCCAAATTGGCGAGCAACATTCAGGGAAAAAATCGCTGTCAATTTTGCTATTCACCTGCTGTTCTTTGCAGAGTAGATTTGTCCCTCTCCTAAAAAATTAGCCAGCCAAAAGTccatgcaaaaaaaaagaaacgataaagtgggcaacaaatCGGGCTATAACGAGGAAAGACAAAGGGAAAACAAGAGAGTGAGCAAGAAAGATGGAAATAGATTTGCAGAAAAGATGACCAAGACTAATTAACATAGCGCtttgaaaataaaagtattaaaaaaagaaggaaaaagtaaacatcaaagaaataaaaagaaagatcAACAAAATAGCTGAGTAATATGTTTTCTCAATGTTAAATCCAAGATAGAACTTAGTGAAAGTAACTTGTTTCGCTTTTCTACAGCTCTGTTGCAATTAGAAACTCCAGCCATTTTTGACAACTTTGTGTCGCCAATCTGCCTGCTTCCTCAAGGTGCTCAGTTCCTCGCTGGTAAGGAATGTTACGTCACAGGCTGGGGTCACACGCAATGGAGAGGGACTAAGCCCGACATTCTAAGAGAAGCTAAAGTAAAGCTTGTACATGAAGACAAGTGCAACGCAGAAAAATCATACGGCGGCGCTATACATAATAGGGCATTATGTGCTGGCTTTGAGGAAGGTGGGGTTGATGCATGCCAGTACGACAGTGGAGGGCCACTGGCTTGTCAACATGAAGGGCTTTGGTATTTGACAGGCGTGGTATCCTGGGGCCATAACTGTGGCCATCCACATAAGTATGGGGTGTACGCTGACATGCAAGTCATGACAGATTGGGTGCGGAAGATTAtcaatgaaaattaaatttaaaaaaaactttaggcCTGTTAAATTGCTAGacattaaaaacattaataTGCAACTATGACAACATTTGCAACCAACATAACCATAGGAAAACACCAAATATGTACGTTTATTGCTCAGTGGCAAACTAGTTTGAGCGAGTGTTGAAGCTGGTTCAACTGTCAGTGCTTTGGCTCACTAGAAATAATATTGTTGCTACAGTAACATCACCTCATCCATCAAACCATAAAACAAGATTTTAAAGCATTTATAGTAGactaaaataaatttataaatgatttttttttaaaaaaacataacaataataaaagagaaagtgaaaaaacagTGAGAAGTGCCAGAGCATCTTGTGTCGATCTGAATCAGTAAACATCTTAATActaagtaaaaaaaagtaaagtgaACTTAACAGCAAGAAGACTgagacaataaataaataaataaaaaacgaaaaaacagaTGGTAACTTGTATTTGCCCGATATTCCAGTTCGCAACACAAGCCTCCAAGGGggaaggtttgtgttgcaaagACACTTCAATGAGTAAAACAAAGTTTCTTCATCTAATAAGCATGTGCGGTTCTGTCCATATCTGGAAACTTCTGAAAATGTGGAAGAAATTATTTCTCCGTCACCAAATTCATATTTTCTCTGCTCCACAATAGTTCAGTGAGGAATGCATTGGAACTCCACAGCAGAATGAGAATGCATGAAAACTGAAACAACCGATGCCTCCACACACTTTCAGtggattttcaataaaaaaagccCTTTGAGCCTTTGTAGAGGAGAGGGTATAACACGTTTGTCAATGTTTTCATATTAGCTTGAAACAGAAATCTTTATCAAATCAGGTCTAGATTAGTCTATGCAGAACTTCCAAACAGGGTACACATGAAGATGGTGAAGTTCTCTAGTAAAGTTCCTGTGGAAGAGTTCAGGTCCGTAATTTCTTTGGTTGAGGTTCCTGAGCTTCTCCGTTTACTCTTTCTGCGTCTTCAGAATCATCACTGtcatcatcttcttcatcaCTTACTTCTAACAGAGGCATGAAATAAGAATTTTGTCAGTATACAGATAACTAATAAAAGGTGATGATAGTGGCTCAAGGATTGCTGATGGAACTCCATGAAAAAGCTATCAGTTCTGTGTTTAGAGAGCATcatcaaaaatcaaattttagcAGCATAGCTTAGTCTGCCTGTCATCTTCCTGTGAGAAGACATATTATGTGTCCTCacgtgataaaaaataaacacctTTAGATACATTGTTTGTTGTAATACATGAAGATAAATTACATGTAGACTGCccaataataaattaaatgagGTGTACGATTTGAAAATGGTATCATTGTCCCACTGGGTAGGGAAATAATACCATTGTCAGAATTCATCAAACACTAAGCTCTATCAGATGGAAAATATATCCCTGTACTTGCACCTGTGGGCAGTATATCTTTTAAGGTCTCCTTAAGATACTATGCACTTGCAGTCCACTATCCACCCCAGCATGACTTTACTACAACAAATAGGtccacaggtaccccaagctcacaaGTGAGAACAGTGttataagggtttgtatggggaTTTAAGTGATCAttatttaggggtcaaaaataCCTCAGAATTTCTTACCTTGTGTCCTTGTCTAAATTTATGGTGCTTTCTTAGCATTTTTGGCCGATTCAGCAGGCATATGCACAAACTCTCGTATAAAGGCCCAATGTCTGAAACAAACTATCACCTATGCTCATTTTTCCCAAATACCATTATGGACTGGAACAGCCTATCCCTGAATGTTATTGAGGTACAATCCAAAACTCTTTCTGAACCCAGCTGGACATGTTTTGATTATTcttattttattcttattattagTTATTACCATTAGTAAGGCTGCTGACCTCTTGATAAGAACCATCGTATAGATGGAGAGCATGTActtggaaaataaataaataaactcttATAAGGGTGACCCAAAAACACTAACCCCCGGTCCATGGACCCCCCCACGGACCTGGTCCATGGACCACtgtaaaaaaatgacaattatAGATTTGACTTaccgtttgttttgttttttgttattgttgcctCCTTCACTGTGGCGATGAAATGAGGACCTGTCTACTTCGAAAAAGACCGATAACTTAGCTAACTTGTGTTTTTCCTTGTGCATTCGCTGCTACCACCGATAGCCTCTGCCATTTTGTTTGGCTCATTCCCCCACGTGCTCACTGACTCGTCCCAGGCTTCACAAAATCGTGCTcctttgaaaaagaaagatgccGATGTCCACTAGAGAGCAATGCCCCTTATTTTCTTGACAGTTATGTGTTTAGTTGCCAAATCTTTCGGCAGAGCGACTTTGTGATGACTGATAGAGGAGGGAAAATACTGCAGACAGAATATTCCACACATCAAAGGCAGCAAGTTTTGTATAACCAGGTCTCCCTCAGCCTCACTCCTGTTCAAAGGCTTGGGAACTAAGTAGCCAACTGTCAAGTGGACATCACTATTAGAGCATTGAGTTGGACAAAGTATTAACATGAAACTTAAAAATAAGGAAGGTAAGAATTTTTTCTGCATTAGGTACATTGCATCTCTTTTTTGCCGAAAGAgctttttaaaaactcttttgtGTTGAAGAATTCAAGATACAGGACAGCCAACAGCAGCGAAAATGTCATTTAAAATCCACCTTGCTTTGCTTCACACTTCATCAAAATAATTTGAGTCCAATGattcaagaaaaatgaaagatggTTGAATCCTACtgcagttgaattttttttaaggaatcTTTTGCATGAAAACAAGGGATGATACTGTGTCGTAGTTTTGAGGTCTGGAAAAAGTCACTGAACACAAGGAGGAATGAGCCGAACAAAATGGCAGAGGCAATCGGAAGCCAGCAGCAAAAACACAAGTTAGCTAAGTTATCGGTCTTTTCCGTAGTACGCAAGTCCTCCTTTCATCGCCACAGTGAAGGaggaaacaataacaaaaaacaaagcaaaacaaatggCAAGTTAATCTctaattgtaataattatttttattattgtctttTTATGAGGGGTTCATAAAGGGGGGGTCCATTGGGGGGGGTCCGTGGACCAGTCCATACAGTGGTCTGTGGACCAGGTCCATAGGGGGCTCCATGGACTGGGGGTCAGTGTTTTCGGGTCACCCCTcttataatatttctgttacACAACAACGATTCTCACttgtgagcttggggtacctgtggtaGGTCAAGGTTCATTATCCACCCCACTTCCAGGTTGACAACTAAGTCGCCAAGCGCATgacagaagcacgacgtctgattGCATTTGGTACAGCAGAGCGgtggagttatttttaaaagttcaacAAGATCTGCCGTGCTACAAGACTAATTTGGCACGGCAAGATTTTCTTAGAgttaagagaaaaacaaaaattctgagGGTTATTACacataataaaaaattttcTGAGGGGTTGGATATTAAATAGAAAGGcgctaaaacaatgaaaacaatgaaaagccTAACGAATTCGAATTGATTTTTACCTTTTGCAGGGACTGTTGATGTACTCTCTTGGTTAATGATGTCCGTTAAACAAGAATTAACATCATTTTGAAGCTTTTTAAGACACTGAGATAGGCAGCGTAAATGGTCATTCTTTTCCTGACTGTTTTCAGTCAAAACATGCCGAAATTCTACCAAATTGCCGCTTCTTCCAGTTAACACACCACTGACCGCCATATTGTATAGTGCACTGGTGCCCAGACTCTAGACCATCTCGGCCACAAAAACGCTCTTGGCTAAAGGATACGTAGCAGCTCGGTCCTTCGACTTTATTAAAACCTACTCTCTCACTCCGACATGAGTAAAGTGGAAATGCGAGTTGTTTGGTCATGGTTTACTAATTGGACTGACCAACAGAAGCATCAGTTTGTAGATATCCTGGTCAGCAAGGCGGTTCCTCGCAAAGTTTCATCGTTGCTCGGAGCAATGGAGTCGCTCTCTCTTCAGCAAACGCCGAACCAGAAAGATTTATTTCACTGCCAGCTTAGAATGTTCAAGGAATGGTTCGTGCGTTGGAGTGACGAGGAAAGAAACTTGTTCTTAAATGGGTTGGAAGAAAGAGATTACCAGGCAGTTCAGTATTTTTACGAGAAAGTATCACAGACTGCTCAGCTGGAATAAAATGTTTAAATGCCTGTCACGTGACTATTCGCGTGATCATCTCCCCGAGTAGCCTCACAGGCGTTATTTGTTTGCATTTTCACGCGAACAAAGGTACGCGCGAGGTGGGC containing:
- the LOC140943144 gene encoding serine protease 41-like isoform X1, which codes for MEIRFRFIDAQQVLTTIFLPTKTALRKLRKIRKTFRRKVSQDLALLVYEMMLLSRAVVTVVILASACDVSFPYSKKRVLEEPKCGVRFLSNDLEDKRIVGGHVSSPGAWPWQVALLLNDKQTCGGSLISPQWVVSASHCFVGSLLSKDPKDWTVTLGEHHLKNEDWFEQTRKVKAIYLHPEYKEPENKVADNKLHSIPPDYDVALLQLETPAIFDNFVSPICLLPQGAQFLAGKECYVTGWGHTQWRGTKPDILREAKVKLVHEDKCNAEKSYGGAIHNRALCAGFEEGGVDACQYDSGGPLACQHEGLWYLTGVVSWGHNCGHPHKYGVYADMQVMTDWVRKIINEN
- the LOC140943144 gene encoding transmembrane protease serine 2-like isoform X4 — its product is MMLLSRAVVTVVILASACDVSFPYSKKRVLEPKCGVRFLSNDLEDKRIVGGHVSSPGAWPWQVALLLNDKQTCGGSLISPQWVVSASHCFVGSLLSKDPKDWTVTLGEHHLKNEDWFEQTRKVKAIYLHPEYKEPENKVADNKLHSIPPDYDVALLQLETPAIFDNFVSPICLLPQGAQFLAGKECYVTGWGHTQWRGTKPDILREAKVKLVHEDKCNAEKSYGGAIHNRALCAGFEEGGVDACQYDSGGPLACQHEGLWYLTGVVSWGHNCGHPHKYGVYADMQVMTDWVRKIINEN
- the LOC140943144 gene encoding transmembrane protease serine 2-like isoform X3 — translated: MMLLSRAVVTVVILASACDVSFPYSKKRVLEEPKCGVRFLSNDLEDKRIVGGHVSSPGAWPWQVALLLNDKQTCGGSLISPQWVVSASHCFVGSLLSKDPKDWTVTLGEHHLKNEDWFEQTRKVKAIYLHPEYKEPENKVADNKLHSIPPDYDVALLQLETPAIFDNFVSPICLLPQGAQFLAGKECYVTGWGHTQWRGTKPDILREAKVKLVHEDKCNAEKSYGGAIHNRALCAGFEEGGVDACQYDSGGPLACQHEGLWYLTGVVSWGHNCGHPHKYGVYADMQVMTDWVRKIINEN
- the LOC140944844 gene encoding uncharacterized protein C14orf119-like, with protein sequence MSKVEMRVVWSWFTNWTDQQKHQFVDILVSKAVPRKVSSLLGAMESLSLQQTPNQKDLFHCQLRMFKEWFVRWSDEERNLFLNGLEERDYQAVQYFYEKVSQTAQLE
- the LOC140943144 gene encoding serine protease 41-like isoform X2 → MEIRFRFIDAQQVLTTIFLPTKTALRKLRKIRKTFRRKVSQDLALLVYEMMLLSRAVVTVVILASACDVSFPYSKKRVLEPKCGVRFLSNDLEDKRIVGGHVSSPGAWPWQVALLLNDKQTCGGSLISPQWVVSASHCFVGSLLSKDPKDWTVTLGEHHLKNEDWFEQTRKVKAIYLHPEYKEPENKVADNKLHSIPPDYDVALLQLETPAIFDNFVSPICLLPQGAQFLAGKECYVTGWGHTQWRGTKPDILREAKVKLVHEDKCNAEKSYGGAIHNRALCAGFEEGGVDACQYDSGGPLACQHEGLWYLTGVVSWGHNCGHPHKYGVYADMQVMTDWVRKIINEN